Proteins encoded together in one Pontiella desulfatans window:
- a CDS encoding TIR domain-containing protein has protein sequence MSTPDRKKAFISYSSKNTSDAEALCRLLEDRGIPCWMAPRNILPGDDYGEAISKALAEVDALVLLLTENANHSTWVAKEVESGLSNDKRIIPVSLGGVKPSGKLKFYLGAIQWKSIDATQWAGLIDSGGELKETKDISEPLDQIAEIIRTITPANPWVPADNCDEPPAPNGKRRISIKLHLKLIISLAALAIVASTYLLKPNRLQTTGEGVVAASFVPPHKKTAQLKHILDLSRKGDAVAAKRLITQLSTTHSDDRLIQAVSEHLDSDRRHASQENLNNLIDLLGKRTPATTDSNQAKPRVVACIGPEAKPAGANDALAMLFRICLRSELEAGGGMQVVEREALEEVMDEMNLGSSDLADPRARNALGKLLPAGILLLGDLIESGDDALLFLRLVDTETTRIVATLKETVAPDADIRTLCAGLAARIKEKVLAEFPLEATATVSNSGKLEAPIGSFHGAILASAYTILNSTGEKLGMARIEQLGQTESTLVVDPVLSGNPETVLVRELP, from the coding sequence ATGTCTACGCCCGATAGAAAAAAAGCATTCATCAGCTACTCATCAAAGAACACCTCCGACGCCGAAGCGTTGTGCCGCCTACTGGAGGATCGCGGCATTCCTTGCTGGATGGCTCCGCGCAACATCCTACCCGGCGACGACTATGGCGAAGCCATCAGCAAGGCTTTGGCCGAAGTCGATGCACTGGTACTGCTGCTCACGGAAAACGCCAATCACTCGACATGGGTCGCCAAGGAAGTGGAAAGCGGCCTATCGAACGACAAACGCATTATTCCCGTATCCCTGGGCGGAGTGAAGCCTTCGGGCAAACTTAAGTTTTACCTCGGGGCGATCCAGTGGAAGTCCATCGATGCAACACAATGGGCTGGCCTGATCGATTCCGGAGGCGAATTAAAGGAAACCAAGGATATTTCCGAACCCTTGGATCAAATCGCCGAGATTATCAGAACAATAACCCCGGCGAATCCGTGGGTTCCTGCCGATAACTGCGACGAACCTCCCGCACCAAATGGAAAAAGACGGATATCGATCAAACTCCACCTCAAACTGATCATCAGCCTAGCTGCTTTGGCGATCGTGGCGTCAACCTACCTACTAAAACCCAACCGCCTCCAAACAACGGGGGAAGGCGTTGTTGCGGCATCCTTTGTGCCGCCTCACAAAAAGACGGCGCAGCTCAAGCACATCCTCGATCTTTCCCGGAAGGGCGATGCAGTTGCGGCCAAACGCCTGATTACCCAACTCTCCACCACCCATTCCGACGACCGCCTGATCCAAGCCGTTTCAGAACATCTCGATTCCGATCGCCGCCACGCATCGCAGGAGAACCTCAACAACCTGATCGACCTTCTGGGCAAACGGACTCCAGCGACAACCGACAGCAACCAGGCAAAGCCTCGGGTCGTGGCCTGCATCGGTCCCGAGGCAAAGCCAGCCGGAGCCAACGACGCGCTGGCTATGCTTTTCCGCATCTGCCTTCGTTCGGAACTCGAAGCCGGTGGTGGCATGCAGGTGGTCGAGCGCGAAGCCCTCGAAGAGGTCATGGACGAAATGAACCTTGGCTCTTCCGATCTCGCCGACCCGCGCGCCCGCAACGCCCTCGGAAAACTGCTACCCGCAGGCATCCTGTTGCTCGGCGATCTGATTGAAAGCGGCGACGACGCCCTGCTGTTCCTGCGTCTGGTCGATACCGAGACCACCCGCATCGTCGCCACACTCAAGGAAACCGTCGCCCCTGACGCCGACATTCGTACCCTCTGTGCCGGCCTCGCCGCCCGGATCAAGGAAAAGGTGCTCGCTGAATTTCCGCTCGAAGCCACCGCCACCGTTTCCAACTCCGGAAAGCTGGAAGCCCCGATCGGCTCTTTCCATGGCGCGATCCTGGCCTCCGCTTACACCATTTTGAATTCTACAGGGGAAAAGCTGGGAATGGCCCGCATCGAACAGCTGGGCCAAACCGAATCCACCCTCGTTGTCGATCCTGTCCTTTCCGGCAATCCGGAAACGGTTCTTGTTAGAGAGTTGCCTTAA
- the istA gene encoding IS21 family transposase, which translates to MQWWIDIRRKVLVEGVSKRQVKAEYRIHTRTLEKILAHPKPPGYRMAQPRPKPMIGPFLGRIDEILRQDRELPKKQRHTAKRIFDRLKEEGYTGGYTQVKDAVRNARVRLKDVYIPLAHRPGEAQMDFGYALAKINGQLRKVAFFVMSLPYSDAVYVQAYEKICTEVFWDGHVRAFTFFDGVPCRISYDNERVMVAKVMKRHQRKLTDGFLQLQSHYLFKEHFCNVARGNEKGVVESMVRYTRSNFMVPVPEVRSFDELNRMLEERCREELGRKLRGKDGTKGQLLADERGRFIDLPVVPFESCRVRTSTASSLSLVRFDGNDYSVPVRYAHYETVVKGYIDRIVVCRGDECIAEHPRLWGKAGVHFNPVHYLALLERKPGGLDHARPLEDWKLPSCFRDLRSRLEADLDGEGTREYIKVLRLLEKHSPKELARAVEQGLRCGASSRDAIAQFLIPRPEWRCTRFNLDGHEHLRHVQVASADVADYNRLLGQEVGA; encoded by the coding sequence ATGCAATGGTGGATCGACATCAGACGAAAGGTGCTTGTTGAAGGCGTCAGCAAGCGACAGGTTAAGGCCGAGTACAGGATTCATACCAGGACGCTGGAGAAGATTCTGGCGCATCCTAAGCCTCCTGGATACCGGATGGCCCAGCCGAGGCCGAAGCCCATGATCGGGCCGTTTCTCGGCCGGATCGACGAGATTCTCCGGCAGGACCGGGAGTTGCCAAAAAAGCAACGGCATACGGCCAAGCGGATTTTTGATCGCCTGAAAGAGGAAGGATACACCGGCGGGTATACGCAGGTGAAAGATGCCGTGCGCAACGCCCGGGTGCGTCTGAAGGATGTCTACATTCCGCTGGCTCATCGGCCCGGCGAGGCGCAGATGGATTTCGGCTATGCCCTGGCTAAAATAAACGGTCAGCTTCGGAAGGTCGCTTTTTTCGTGATGAGCCTGCCGTATTCGGATGCGGTTTATGTGCAGGCCTACGAAAAGATCTGCACGGAGGTTTTCTGGGATGGGCATGTGAGGGCCTTCACCTTTTTCGATGGCGTACCCTGCCGTATCAGCTACGACAACGAGCGGGTGATGGTGGCCAAGGTGATGAAGCGCCACCAACGCAAGCTCACCGACGGGTTCCTCCAGCTCCAGAGCCACTATCTGTTCAAGGAACACTTCTGCAACGTGGCCCGAGGTAACGAAAAGGGCGTGGTCGAATCGATGGTGCGCTATACTCGTTCCAACTTCATGGTTCCGGTGCCGGAGGTTCGTAGCTTTGATGAGCTCAACCGCATGCTTGAAGAGCGTTGCCGGGAGGAGCTTGGGCGTAAACTGCGGGGCAAGGACGGAACGAAGGGGCAGTTGCTGGCCGATGAGCGTGGCCGTTTTATTGATCTGCCGGTCGTGCCGTTCGAGTCCTGCCGGGTGCGAACGAGTACCGCCAGCTCCTTGTCGCTCGTGCGTTTCGACGGCAACGATTATTCGGTGCCCGTGCGCTACGCCCACTACGAAACGGTGGTCAAGGGCTATATCGACCGGATTGTGGTCTGCCGGGGCGATGAATGCATCGCCGAACATCCCCGGTTGTGGGGCAAGGCCGGCGTCCATTTCAACCCCGTGCACTATCTCGCACTGCTCGAACGCAAGCCCGGCGGGCTCGACCACGCCCGGCCATTGGAAGACTGGAAACTGCCATCCTGCTTTCGGGATCTGCGCAGCAGGCTGGAGGCCGATCTCGATGGCGAAGGAACCCGGGAGTACATCAAGGTGCTGCGTCTGCTCGAAAAGCATTCACCCAAGGAACTGGCCCGGGCCGTTGAGCAGGGGCTGCGTTGCGGGGCCTCCTCCCGAGACGCCATTGCCCAGTTCCTCATTCCCCGGCCGGAATGGCGATGCACCCGGTTCAACCTGGATGGACACGAGCATCTACGCCACGTGCAGGTCGCCAGCGCAGATGTGGCCGATTACAATCGCCTGCTCGGACAGGAGGTGGGCGCATGA